One Clostridium estertheticum DNA segment encodes these proteins:
- a CDS encoding extracellular solute-binding protein — protein MKKIKVIIAMAMISTLVIGSMAGCTKKAAVTPEKTPAAVESTKPVSLALWEQDDPNAQKILDGLITEFQAANKNITVKRTHFETEELRKNYTTASLGTTGPDIVLGPNDNLGVFVPGSLVQPIDTILGADFMATIDPNALDAAKFSGKQYMLPDRNGNEVLVAYNKKLVPTPPKTFEELEAMGLQLKKDGKVEYGLVFNTIEPFFSIGFLGAFDGKVFDDVNAATPKPTLNTPAVAQWMTFMKKIHTEGLIPKEADGTVADNLFKGGKAAFEINGPWGFGDYTKAGIDFGIMPIPTINGKSPAPYSAVKGYTVSAGVTDKDKLAAVKAFLMFVNSKDAQLKMVDAHQQTPSNLEAMKDAKITGNVLIAGQKDQLAVATPMPVITQMRAIWDAIKPVQQDVLSGKTKPEAAGAIMQKKAEDGIKALGL, from the coding sequence ATGAAAAAAATCAAAGTAATAATCGCTATGGCAATGATATCTACTTTAGTAATAGGATCAATGGCAGGATGTACAAAAAAAGCAGCTGTTACACCAGAAAAAACACCAGCTGCAGTAGAATCAACTAAGCCAGTAAGTTTAGCACTATGGGAGCAGGATGATCCGAATGCACAAAAAATACTTGATGGATTGATCACTGAATTTCAAGCTGCAAACAAAAACATAACAGTTAAAAGAACACATTTTGAAACAGAAGAGTTAAGAAAAAATTATACAACAGCATCACTCGGAACAACAGGACCTGATATAGTTCTTGGACCAAATGATAACCTTGGAGTATTTGTTCCTGGAAGTTTAGTACAACCTATTGATACTATTCTTGGAGCGGATTTCATGGCTACAATAGATCCGAATGCATTAGATGCGGCTAAATTTTCAGGAAAACAATATATGCTTCCAGATAGAAATGGTAATGAAGTTTTAGTTGCTTACAATAAAAAATTAGTTCCAACTCCTCCAAAAACGTTTGAAGAATTAGAAGCAATGGGATTACAACTTAAAAAAGACGGAAAAGTAGAATACGGTTTAGTTTTCAATACAATTGAACCATTCTTTTCAATTGGATTCCTAGGAGCCTTTGATGGTAAAGTATTTGATGATGTTAACGCAGCAACTCCTAAACCAACACTAAATACACCAGCTGTTGCGCAATGGATGACTTTCATGAAAAAGATTCACACTGAAGGCTTAATCCCTAAAGAAGCAGATGGAACAGTAGCTGACAACCTTTTCAAAGGTGGAAAAGCTGCATTTGAAATCAATGGACCTTGGGGCTTTGGAGACTATACTAAAGCTGGAATCGACTTTGGTATAATGCCAATACCTACAATAAACGGTAAATCCCCAGCTCCTTACTCGGCTGTTAAAGGTTATACAGTATCTGCAGGAGTAACAGACAAAGATAAATTAGCAGCAGTTAAAGCTTTCCTTATGTTTGTAAATTCAAAAGACGCACAATTAAAAATGGTTGATGCACATCAACAAACTCCATCTAATCTTGAAGCTATGAAAGATGCTAAGATTACAGGAAATGTATTAATAGCAGGACAAAAAGATCAATTAGCAGTAGCAACACCAATGCCAGTTATTACACAAATGAGAGCTATTTGGGATGCTATTAAACCAGTTCAACAAGACGTATTATCAGGAAAAACAAAGCCAGAAGCTGCAGGAGCAATTATGCAGAAGAAAGCTGAAGATGGAATAAAAGCTTTAGGATTATAA
- a CDS encoding carbohydrate ABC transporter permease, producing MDGTVKKIKKKKGNSSFGIGQSKMTPFFFLAPAVIVLTLVVAYPLIYEIIISFKNVTLLNLKSQKYPFIGFDNYKNVLADSLFYSTLIRTVLWTAINVFFHVSIGLFLAIVLNRKLPGKAFIRVLLILPWAVPQYIAAMTWKGMYNVEFGSINIILTHLFGSAAAIPWLSIPSWTFIACIITNIWLGIPFMMMISLGGLTSIPDELYEAADLDGATGFQKFKNITLPLLKPILTPAIVLGTVWTFNMVNVIYLITSGSASDESQILITMVFKRAFQYFRYGQSAALSVIIFLILLAFSTIFIRAQKSED from the coding sequence ATGGACGGGACTGTTAAAAAAATAAAAAAGAAAAAAGGTAATAGTAGTTTTGGAATAGGACAAAGTAAAATGACCCCTTTCTTTTTTTTAGCACCAGCTGTTATAGTTTTAACACTTGTTGTAGCATATCCACTTATATATGAAATAATAATTTCATTTAAAAACGTTACACTATTAAATTTGAAAAGTCAGAAATATCCTTTTATTGGATTTGATAATTACAAAAATGTACTTGCTGACAGTTTATTTTATTCTACTTTAATAAGAACAGTACTATGGACTGCTATCAATGTGTTTTTTCATGTTTCCATTGGATTATTTCTTGCAATAGTTTTAAATAGAAAATTACCTGGTAAAGCATTTATAAGAGTTTTACTAATTCTACCTTGGGCAGTACCACAGTATATTGCTGCAATGACCTGGAAAGGTATGTATAATGTAGAATTCGGTTCTATTAATATTATTTTAACACATTTATTTGGAAGTGCAGCAGCAATTCCATGGCTATCTATACCCAGTTGGACATTTATAGCATGTATTATAACTAACATATGGCTTGGAATTCCTTTTATGATGATGATATCTCTTGGTGGACTTACAAGTATTCCAGATGAGCTATATGAAGCTGCAGATCTTGATGGAGCAACGGGTTTTCAAAAATTCAAAAATATAACACTACCACTTTTAAAGCCAATACTTACTCCTGCTATAGTACTTGGAACAGTGTGGACATTTAATATGGTTAATGTAATATACCTAATTACAAGTGGTTCTGCTTCAGATGAATCTCAGATTCTTATAACTATGGTATTTAAGAGAGCATTCCAATATTTCAGGTATGGTCAATCAGCAGCGCTTTCAGTTATTATATTCTTAATTTTGCTTGCATTTAGTACAATCTTTATTAGAGCTCAAAAATCAGAAGATTAG
- a CDS encoding sugar ABC transporter permease, whose amino-acid sequence MKKSDKFNRGDSLPKIILIYAFLIVACICSVYPILNILTVALRPANALFSKSLSIIPPNATFDNFRQAFIQYDMLGWLYHSLIVSGSACAFSVLLSVTAGYAFSRFEFRGKKMGLSLILVTQMFPLAMTLLPLYLMIINLKMTNSYIALAVIYVSTSIPFNIWMMKGFYDTIPKSLEESAYVDGASVFRSFYQIILPLARPAVALTALFSFMGAWSEYIVASVIINEAGKITLPVGLVSMQGQFSTAWGIYSAGALITAVPVMILFICLSKYLVGGLTVGSVKG is encoded by the coding sequence ATGAAGAAAAGTGATAAATTTAATAGAGGCGATTCGCTTCCGAAAATAATATTAATATATGCATTTTTAATAGTTGCGTGTATATGTTCAGTATATCCAATATTAAATATATTAACAGTAGCTTTAAGACCAGCCAATGCATTGTTTTCTAAATCTTTGAGTATAATTCCCCCTAATGCAACCTTTGATAATTTCAGACAAGCTTTTATACAATATGATATGTTAGGATGGCTTTATCATAGTTTAATTGTATCAGGTTCCGCCTGTGCTTTTAGTGTATTGCTTTCTGTTACAGCAGGATATGCATTTTCTAGGTTTGAATTTAGAGGTAAAAAAATGGGATTATCACTAATTTTAGTTACTCAGATGTTTCCATTAGCTATGACACTGTTACCACTATATTTAATGATAATTAATTTGAAGATGACAAATAGCTATATTGCATTGGCAGTAATCTATGTATCTACTTCAATTCCTTTTAACATTTGGATGATGAAGGGTTTTTATGATACTATTCCTAAGTCACTTGAAGAGAGTGCTTACGTAGATGGAGCTTCAGTATTTAGGTCTTTTTATCAGATAATATTACCACTTGCAAGACCTGCTGTTGCATTAACAGCGTTGTTCTCATTCATGGGAGCCTGGTCTGAATATATAGTTGCCAGTGTAATCATTAATGAAGCGGGAAAAATAACGTTGCCCGTTGGACTTGTAAGTATGCAAGGGCAATTTTCAACTGCATGGGGTATTTACTCAGCAGGGGCTTTAATTACAGCTGTGCCTGTAATGATATTATTTATTTGCTTATCTAAATACCTTGTTGGTGGATTAACCGTAGGTAGTGTTAAAGGTTAG
- a CDS encoding response regulator transcription factor, producing the protein MDNEKILLVDDEERMRDMIKEYTSIEGYNIDEAADGVQALELFKQNKYSLVILDVMMPKIDGWSVCREIRKTSNVPIIMLTARGEEYDKLFGFEQGADDYIIKPFSPKELLARMKAIIRRSASIDLEAKKENTVAFQGLVIDFDSRNTYVNGNIVTLTPKEYSLLIFFAKNPNRVYAREQLLDEVWGYDFFGDDRTVDTHIKMLRESISEYRKFIVTVWGTGYKFEVGEKNEKHSS; encoded by the coding sequence ATGGATAATGAAAAGATACTTCTAGTTGATGATGAAGAACGCATGAGGGATATGATAAAAGAATATACCAGTATAGAGGGATATAATATAGATGAAGCTGCCGATGGGGTACAAGCACTAGAACTATTTAAACAGAATAAATATTCATTGGTTATATTAGATGTAATGATGCCTAAAATAGATGGCTGGAGTGTATGTAGGGAAATACGTAAAACCTCAAATGTTCCTATAATTATGCTTACGGCAAGGGGAGAAGAGTATGATAAGCTTTTCGGGTTTGAGCAAGGCGCGGATGATTATATAATAAAACCATTTAGCCCCAAGGAACTTCTTGCACGTATGAAAGCAATAATTCGAAGAAGTGCGAGTATCGATCTTGAAGCTAAAAAAGAAAATACAGTTGCATTCCAGGGGCTTGTCATAGACTTTGATTCAAGAAATACTTATGTAAATGGTAATATAGTTACACTTACCCCTAAAGAATATAGTTTACTTATTTTTTTTGCAAAGAATCCAAACAGAGTATACGCTAGAGAACAGCTACTTGATGAGGTTTGGGGCTACGATTTTTTTGGGGATGATAGAACAGTGGATACACATATAAAAATGCTCCGTGAAAGTATAAGTGAATATAGGAAATTTATTGTTACAGTTTGGGGAACAGGATATAAGTTCGAGGTGGGTGAAAAAAATGAAAAACATAGCTCTTAA
- a CDS encoding sensor histidine kinase: MKNIALKLWSGMIALVLVMLVMLWLFQIVFLEKFYTGIKISEIKSKGYSILEGLNVDGGKDYESTFESFASETNSNVEFLDSKGETLYSVGSNSGSSQIPMMMNNSRIEALNDITAGKEVTLSLIHPKFHNTFILIGLPLKVQGEFKGGLLISLPLAPVKDTAAILKVQLFYITLILLFTALIFAYFLARSFTRPILEITKVSEAMASGNFSVKIKSKGRDEIGRLASTINYMGEELSKIDQLRKDLIANVSHELRTPLSLIRGYAETIRDVTGNVAEKRNKQLEIIIEESERLSKIVDDILNLSQIQAGYVNLNKTQFNINELLERIIAKFQILSEKTAVTIVLENHVDVLVEGDEIRIEQVMYNLVNNSFNHTGRSGYINIRAIENEKNIRVEVADTGIGISEEDLKHIWERFYKTDKVEGIKSAGNGLGLTIVKTILESHGFKYGVESTKGKGTMVWIEIKKQG; encoded by the coding sequence ATGAAAAACATAGCTCTTAAACTTTGGTCAGGAATGATAGCACTTGTTCTAGTGATGCTTGTTATGCTATGGCTTTTTCAAATTGTGTTTCTAGAAAAATTTTATACAGGGATAAAAATTTCAGAGATTAAAAGCAAAGGCTATTCTATTCTTGAAGGGTTAAATGTGGACGGTGGAAAAGATTATGAAAGTACTTTTGAGTCATTTGCCAGCGAAACCAATTCTAACGTTGAGTTTTTGGATTCAAAGGGAGAAACTCTATATAGTGTAGGCTCAAATAGTGGCAGTTCTCAGATACCTATGATGATGAATAATTCAAGGATTGAAGCTCTTAATGATATTACGGCAGGAAAGGAAGTAACGCTATCTTTAATTCACCCCAAATTTCACAATACTTTTATACTTATTGGATTACCTCTTAAAGTACAAGGTGAGTTTAAAGGGGGGCTCCTTATAAGTTTGCCTTTAGCCCCTGTAAAAGATACCGCCGCCATATTAAAGGTACAGCTATTTTACATTACATTAATTCTTCTTTTTACAGCACTAATATTTGCTTATTTCTTGGCTAGAAGTTTTACTAGACCTATACTTGAAATTACAAAAGTATCCGAAGCCATGGCTTCAGGTAATTTTTCAGTTAAAATCAAATCAAAGGGCAGAGATGAGATCGGCAGACTTGCATCCACTATTAATTATATGGGGGAAGAATTATCGAAAATTGATCAACTGAGAAAGGACTTGATTGCTAATGTATCCCACGAATTACGTACTCCTTTAAGTCTTATCCGTGGCTATGCTGAGACAATTAGAGATGTTACAGGAAATGTTGCAGAAAAAAGGAATAAACAGCTTGAAATTATTATAGAGGAATCGGAGAGGCTTTCTAAAATCGTTGATGACATTCTTAATTTATCTCAAATACAGGCTGGATATGTTAATTTGAATAAAACACAGTTTAATATTAATGAGCTTTTAGAAAGAATCATAGCGAAATTCCAGATTTTAAGTGAGAAAACCGCAGTTACTATAGTTCTTGAGAATCATGTAGATGTATTAGTAGAAGGTGATGAAATAAGAATAGAGCAGGTTATGTATAATCTTGTAAATAATTCTTTTAACCATACTGGTAGATCTGGATATATAAATATAAGGGCAATAGAAAATGAAAAAAACATTAGGGTTGAAGTTGCGGATACTGGAATAGGCATTTCAGAAGAGGACTTAAAGCATATATGGGAGAGATTTTATAAAACAGATAAAGTGGAAGGGATAAAATCCGCAGGTAATGGCCTTGGACTTACTATTGTAAAGACTATCCTGGAATCACATGGATTTAAATATGGAGTAGAAAGCACAAAAGGAAAAGGGACTATGGTTTGGATTGAGATCAAAAAGCAGGGTTAA
- a CDS encoding DUF3221 domain-containing protein: MKKIIVFTIISMLAAVMLVGCKSKEITEKPPVSSAKLMAPTVIGNVLEVKEDGKAILVDSTSDNVKGQIWVSIDSKTNFFENVTEGTSIPYHNVSRKFAIGNHVEIFIEGEIKESYPMQATATSVYVNEAKK; encoded by the coding sequence ATGAAAAAAATAATTGTTTTTACTATAATTAGTATGCTTGCAGCTGTAATGCTTGTAGGATGTAAAAGTAAAGAGATAACAGAAAAACCACCAGTATCAAGTGCCAAGTTGATGGCACCAACGGTTATTGGGAATGTATTAGAGGTAAAAGAAGATGGAAAAGCAATTTTAGTGGATTCTACTTCAGACAATGTAAAAGGGCAAATTTGGGTAAGTATAGACAGTAAGACTAATTTTTTTGAAAATGTAACTGAAGGAACCTCTATTCCTTATCACAATGTAAGTCGTAAATTTGCAATAGGTAATCATGTTGAAATTTTCATTGAGGGAGAAATAAAGGAATCTTATCCTATGCAAGCAACCGCTACATCGGTTTATGTTAATGAAGCTAAGAAGTAG
- a CDS encoding TolB family protein, which produces MIGLKIKSERLTIIMLLLITIIITSGFVVKISASEKSTVKKMNVVVVRKNELLLVSLNDSEKNITLDSGGTFSRPLISPNNKQVSYLKDNVLYITTDNLEHIKVADNASQLSFAWQDENSLLYSPTSGGLYVYDVVNKTSKPYLKNEFNYQNITLDRSGKIYAEQYLFYKKNGSDYIKDYGVLFFDPVTKGEKIVIKSIPNKMESGGNLGMYPIITGISKDDKYLYIWKHPHSGSLAADGVDLAVYDIHNNKLIEYTNPNIISLAYSDNISPNPKNSRYLALIYGCGRDMDNSKDLVVLDVLTGKFQSLAPGDEAAMTPYYKRDGKTLLYASSPEEKQGILTLSEWFSNGKHHIFSIDTTTKQIKQLTYNKNYFDFSPRYIDNKCIIFFRSDKNENVSIWKCDNGKEWLLADGLIFYNNMNYPSQSYYGHFNTSLFTDIK; this is translated from the coding sequence ATGATAGGTTTAAAAATAAAATCGGAACGGCTAACAATTATAATGTTGTTGCTAATTACTATTATCATTACAAGTGGTTTTGTAGTAAAAATCAGTGCAAGCGAAAAAAGCACAGTTAAAAAAATGAATGTTGTGGTAGTTAGGAAAAATGAATTACTATTGGTTTCTTTAAATGATAGCGAAAAAAACATTACTTTAGATAGTGGCGGTACCTTTTCGCGACCTCTTATATCCCCTAATAATAAACAGGTTTCATACCTTAAGGACAATGTTTTATATATTACGACGGATAATCTTGAACATATAAAAGTAGCAGATAATGCGTCACAACTATCCTTTGCATGGCAAGATGAAAATTCATTGTTATACTCCCCTACCTCTGGTGGCTTATATGTTTATGATGTTGTAAATAAAACTAGTAAACCATACCTTAAGAATGAATTTAATTATCAAAATATTACCTTAGACAGAAGTGGAAAAATATATGCAGAACAGTATCTTTTCTATAAAAAGAATGGCTCTGATTATATAAAAGATTACGGTGTACTATTCTTTGACCCAGTAACAAAGGGTGAAAAAATAGTTATAAAATCAATTCCAAACAAAATGGAATCAGGTGGAAATTTAGGTATGTACCCCATCATAACTGGGATATCAAAGGATGATAAGTACCTTTATATATGGAAACATCCGCATTCAGGGTCTTTGGCAGCAGACGGAGTTGATTTGGCTGTCTATGATATTCACAATAATAAATTAATAGAATATACTAACCCAAACATAATTTCACTGGCCTATAGTGATAATATATCTCCAAACCCTAAAAACAGCAGATATTTAGCATTAATCTATGGTTGTGGCAGAGATATGGATAATAGCAAAGATTTAGTTGTTCTAGATGTTTTAACAGGCAAATTTCAGTCCTTAGCCCCAGGGGATGAAGCAGCCATGACGCCTTATTACAAACGTGATGGGAAAACCCTTCTATATGCTTCCTCTCCAGAAGAAAAACAGGGAATCCTAACCTTATCTGAGTGGTTTTCAAATGGGAAGCACCATATTTTTAGTATTGATACAACTACAAAACAAATAAAACAGCTTACTTATAATAAAAATTATTTTGATTTTTCACCAAGATATATTGATAACAAGTGCATTATATTTTTTCGTAGTGATAAAAATGAAAATGTATCCATTTGGAAATGCGACAATGGTAAAGAGTGGCTGCTTGCTGATGGTCTAATCTTTTACAATAATATGAATTATCCAAGTCAAAGTTATTATGGCCATTTTAACACTTCTCTGTTTACCGATATAAAATAG
- a CDS encoding iron-containing alcohol dehydrogenase — MSINTYFIPTINTIGQGSVNEVGNHIKSLGGNKVLIVTDAMLAKFGMAEKIKGILLESGLEAIIFDGAQPNPTDLNVEAAFAVWKENSCDAIVSLGGGSSHDCAKGLGLVAANGGNIRDYEGVNKSTKNFPPFVAVNTTAGTASEMTRFCIITNTSRKVKMAIVDWRVTPNVSINDPELMVGMPPALTAATGMDALTHAIEAYVSTSATPLTDSAALMAIKLVSKYLPKAVANGTDMESREKMAYAQFLGGMAFNNASLGYVHAMAHQLGGFYNLPHGVCNAILLPIVSKFNLLSSAERFQDIAVAMGENVTGLSVNDAAQVAIDSIKRLSKSVGIPSGLTELGVKEEDFEVMATNAKADACQFTNPRLATLQQVIELFRQAL, encoded by the coding sequence ATGTCAATAAATACTTATTTTATTCCAACAATAAACACAATTGGTCAAGGTTCTGTTAATGAGGTTGGTAATCATATTAAATCATTAGGTGGTAACAAAGTATTAATTGTTACAGATGCAATGTTAGCTAAATTTGGTATGGCAGAAAAGATTAAAGGTATATTATTAGAATCTGGTCTTGAAGCAATAATTTTTGACGGTGCTCAGCCAAACCCAACTGATCTCAATGTAGAAGCTGCTTTTGCAGTGTGGAAGGAAAATTCCTGCGATGCAATAGTATCACTTGGTGGAGGTTCTTCTCATGATTGTGCTAAAGGTCTTGGACTCGTAGCTGCTAATGGTGGAAATATTAGGGATTATGAGGGAGTAAATAAATCAACTAAAAACTTCCCACCTTTTGTTGCAGTTAATACTACAGCAGGTACTGCATCAGAGATGACTCGTTTCTGTATAATTACAAACACTTCACGTAAAGTTAAGATGGCTATAGTTGACTGGAGAGTAACACCAAACGTTTCAATTAATGATCCTGAATTAATGGTTGGTATGCCACCAGCACTTACTGCAGCTACTGGTATGGATGCTCTCACTCACGCTATAGAAGCCTATGTTTCTACATCTGCTACTCCTCTTACAGATTCTGCTGCATTAATGGCTATAAAGCTTGTATCTAAATATCTACCTAAAGCAGTTGCGAACGGTACAGATATGGAATCAAGAGAAAAAATGGCCTATGCTCAATTCTTAGGTGGTATGGCTTTTAATAATGCAAGCCTTGGATATGTTCATGCTATGGCACATCAACTAGGTGGATTCTACAACCTACCTCATGGAGTATGTAATGCTATTTTACTTCCAATAGTATCTAAATTTAATCTTTTATCTAGTGCAGAGAGATTCCAAGATATTGCTGTTGCAATGGGAGAAAATGTAACTGGACTTTCTGTAAATGACGCTGCTCAGGTTGCAATTGACTCAATTAAAAGATTATCAAAGTCCGTTGGTATTCCTTCAGGACTTACAGAGTTAGGGGTTAAAGAAGAAGACTTTGAAGTAATGGCTACAAATGCTAAAGCTGATGCATGCCAATTTACAAATCCGCGTCTGGCTACGCTTCAACAGGTAATTGAACTTTTCAGACAAGCATTGTAA
- a CDS encoding substrate-binding domain-containing protein, with amino-acid sequence MVFTITACSKKERSMVLATTTSTQDSGLLDYLLPLFEKDTGIKVKVLAKGTGEALEVAKRGDADGLLVHAKAQELQFVKDGFGTERLEVMYNDFIIVGPKDDPAKLLEKTPSDAIESFKLISSSKATFISRGDKSGTNTKELAIWKSAGITPTGTWYVSAGKGMGAVLQMADEKKAYTLTDRATYLSMKDKLELKIVTEKGSGFLNQYAFIRLDPTKNKIKTQEANEFIDWMISSKGQKLIGEYGKDKYGQTLFIPNAKK; translated from the coding sequence ATGGTGTTTACTATAACTGCATGTTCTAAAAAAGAGAGGTCTATGGTACTGGCAACCACAACAAGTACTCAGGATTCAGGACTTCTGGATTATTTGCTGCCATTGTTTGAGAAGGACACAGGAATTAAAGTTAAGGTCTTAGCTAAAGGAACAGGAGAAGCGCTAGAGGTTGCAAAGCGTGGAGATGCTGATGGACTTCTTGTACATGCAAAGGCACAGGAACTTCAATTTGTTAAGGATGGATTTGGAACAGAAAGACTTGAGGTCATGTATAATGACTTCATAATAGTTGGACCAAAAGATGATCCTGCAAAGCTTTTGGAAAAAACACCAAGTGACGCTATTGAATCTTTTAAATTAATTAGCAGCAGTAAAGCTACATTTATTTCAAGAGGGGATAAGTCAGGTACTAATACAAAGGAACTTGCTATATGGAAATCAGCAGGGATAACACCTACTGGAACCTGGTATGTATCAGCTGGAAAAGGAATGGGAGCAGTACTTCAGATGGCAGATGAGAAAAAAGCTTATACATTAACAGACAGAGCTACATATTTATCTATGAAGGATAAGCTAGAACTTAAAATTGTTACTGAAAAGGGAAGTGGATTCTTAAACCAATATGCTTTTATAAGATTAGACCCAACCAAGAACAAAATTAAAACTCAGGAAGCAAATGAATTTATTGATTGGATGATTTCTAGTAAAGGACAAAAATTAATAGGTGAATATGGCAAGGATAAATATGGACAGACTTTATTTATACCTAATGCAAAAAAATAG
- a CDS encoding ABC transporter permease: MSFYGEVFGVVFLSLFISVTSTIIASMAGMILAIPIALKDFRLKKYVVRLAETFMSIPPVLMGLVVYLLLSRKGPLGELGLLFTPTAMIIAQSLLVFPIVFGLTVSAIGTRGRKIKKNCIALGAGKRDTLILIIKECKVQLLSVAAAGFGRAISEVGAVMMVGGNIKGDTRVMTTYIALETGQGKFKEAITIGIILLLVAFMVNFSLHGLTETPTPKA, translated from the coding sequence ATGAGTTTTTATGGAGAAGTATTTGGAGTGGTTTTTTTATCCTTGTTTATTTCAGTTACATCAACAATAATAGCTTCAATGGCAGGGATGATACTTGCAATTCCTATTGCACTAAAAGATTTTAGGTTAAAAAAATATGTTGTAAGACTCGCTGAAACCTTTATGAGTATTCCACCAGTACTAATGGGACTAGTAGTTTACCTACTCCTTTCAAGGAAAGGACCTTTAGGTGAACTTGGACTGTTGTTTACTCCTACTGCAATGATTATAGCTCAGAGTCTTCTGGTATTTCCCATAGTATTTGGGCTTACTGTTTCAGCAATAGGAACGCGTGGAAGAAAAATTAAAAAGAATTGTATTGCTTTAGGTGCAGGAAAAAGAGATACTTTAATTTTAATTATAAAAGAGTGCAAAGTTCAACTTTTATCGGTGGCTGCCGCTGGTTTTGGACGTGCAATTTCGGAAGTTGGAGCAGTTATGATGGTGGGAGGAAATATAAAAGGGGACACACGGGTAATGACTACGTATATAGCTTTAGAAACAGGGCAGGGTAAATTTAAGGAGGCCATTACAATAGGAATCATATTACTCCTAGTTGCATTTATGGTTAACTTTAGTTTACATGGACTTACTGAAACTCCTACGCCTAAAGCATAG
- a CDS encoding ABC transporter ATP-binding protein, protein MKIKVLDLSKEYNGKEVLYIDELNFKEGYVYALMGLNGSGKTTLLQCVSGIEAFTRGTVLYDDISSSEFVTKDISVMLQSPYLFNSSVIENIIMGLKFRKLSEEIIQERIKHYLTFFNIEDLLNKNTRELSGGEQAKVALLRTAVLETKVTFLDEPTASMDIESTLIAEKLIRTMAEGKRSVILVTHDLMQVERVADFVIFLDKGSIIEQGEKSVVLKFPEHKLLRQILKRGD, encoded by the coding sequence ATGAAGATTAAAGTATTAGACCTAAGTAAAGAGTACAATGGAAAAGAAGTACTATATATAGATGAGTTAAATTTTAAAGAAGGCTACGTTTATGCATTGATGGGATTAAATGGAAGTGGAAAGACTACTCTTTTACAATGTGTTTCAGGGATTGAAGCATTTACAAGGGGAACAGTATTATATGACGATATTAGCTCCTCTGAATTTGTTACAAAAGATATATCTGTTATGCTTCAAAGCCCATACTTATTTAACTCTTCTGTAATTGAAAATATAATAATGGGCTTAAAGTTCAGAAAATTAAGTGAAGAAATAATCCAAGAGAGAATAAAGCATTATCTTACCTTCTTTAATATCGAAGACTTGCTAAATAAGAATACTAGAGAACTATCAGGTGGAGAACAGGCCAAGGTGGCCCTACTTAGAACAGCTGTTTTGGAAACCAAGGTGACTTTTCTTGATGAACCTACTGCCAGTATGGATATTGAAAGTACACTTATAGCGGAAAAGCTCATAAGAACCATGGCAGAAGGCAAGAGGAGTGTTATTTTAGTCACTCACGACTTAATGCAAGTTGAGCGAGTTGCGGATTTTGTTATTTTTTTAGATAAGGGAAGTATTATTGAACAAGGAGAAAAAAGTGTGGTTCTTAAGTTTCCAGAGCATAAATTGTTAAGACAGATTTTGAAAAGGGGCGATTAA